From Bombyx mori chromosome 18, ASM3026992v2:
TTGTTTTTTAGGGCATGGACCACACTTCCTTCGAGGTATCCACGCCTAGGGAGGCGAAGGGGGGGGgtgttcaaatttattaaaatttattttctattttttagttggatttactataaaagcgtattttgttagtttttttaaactattatttatttattttttgttaatattttcaaattttaaatttccctGGTTTCAAAATGTTGAAACCTTTATATCCATTAAGGTACTTACCGGCAAGCTAGTTTAGGCGGAATGCCTGTGCCGTCTTGCGTTTTGTTTCTGCTTAGTACCGTGTCGCAATAAATCAGCCGGGCCCACGCTTCCGTCCCATTATTTACGTAAGTGATCATTACGTTAGGCATCATTGACCAAGTTGGTTGATTTGTCAGAAACAATCTATTGAGACAATCTAAATACGTAATAACTTAAAATAACGTTGAAAGATATAAACATTATTACGAAAAGACAATGTTATTACCGCGTAAAGATCCTGTCAATGTGACGTTTCAAATATacgtgatgttttttttaaatgttatgaaTCATACCTATGCCATGAAATGATCATATTTTGGTAAAACAAATTCGGAAGAACACTTTAGCTCCCCTTTTATCAAACACGATACTAATAATTTCACTTAGGTACGcggtaaaaatatattaaaacaaatatatttgttaTCTATTGTGATaagtaaaagtttaaaatttaaaaaagaaaattgtatcTATGGTTTCAAAAGTTACGAACTTATTTCGGTCTCATTTAAAACGCAAATAACAGGAAATACGAAACAAACGTcaacaattaatttattaataaaaataataatttaaaaacatacagTATAAAATATAgcgataatttaattaataatatggcAAACTGGAAGTTTAACGTGTACCTAAGCAGGTGCCAGTCCGTCACGACACATCACAAAACTGTCACGCAAATGTCCTTTCGATGTAATCACAGTCGAACTCCGCAAAGAACGAATCGAATGGAGACAACGAGTCCTCCGCGAACTCGGAGGGAGTCTCCTGGTCCAGTTCCGTCGAGAACTCCGACAGATCCGAGCAAAGAGGCGAAGGCCATCGATCCGGCCGAGTTGATTCCGTCTCAGGGCCGTCGTCCCTCAAGGCTGCAGACAGAGCCGTGATGTATCTCATAGCCAGTCGCAGAGTAGTGATCTTGGTGAGCTTCTCGCACGGAACCGGCGTTCCCGTGATCTCGGAAGCGGGTACAGCGCGTCTTAAAGCTTCAAAGGCTCGGTTGATTTCCCTCATTCGGCTTCGTTCCCTTGCGTTCGCTGTTTTCCTCCGGTATTTACTGAGGGGTTGAGGAGTTCGTCGGGCGCGAGGCTCGCGGCTCCTCGCAGCCCGCGGCCGCAGCTGGTACTTGTCGTGCTCGGGCATGGAGTGAGGCCGACACGAAGCGCCCGCGCACCCGTTCCGCTTGAGGAATACGTTCACTCCGCCCACTCGCCCCGCTCCGTTCACGTACAATCATCAACTTAATTATATCTTAGCCGAATGAATTTGTGTGATACTTAAATATATCGAGTACTataactggtagtaggaccaccaccctgcctatttttgccgtgaagcagtaatgcgtttcggtttgaagggtgaggcagccgttgtaactatacttgagaccttatatctcaaggtgggtggcacatttacgttgtagatgtctatgggctccagtaaccacttaacatcaggtgggctgtgagctcgtccacccatctaagcaataaataaataaaaatatcagaaaTATTGATCAAGACTGTACAAAGCAATGCCttttattaagtatattttttacgtACTTAAATCGCTTCATGTTTAACCTGCTGAACTAAAATTGTCTCCTGTGTTATGGTAGCCAGATACATGCATAGCGAAGAACAAGTACACTCAGACGCCTAATGTCAAAAACTTTTCTCAAAGATACTGACTCCGATCAGAGACCGAACTACTTAGTCAGGATTAGTGACCACTTGATATCGATTAAAAAGATTTATTCATCAGGGGATACGAGCAAATTATCCCGAAAATCTCGAACTACTGTTACTACATTCCCTTAACTCaactcacggctcacctagAGTTAATTGGGTATCGGCCCATTGACAATAACAATGTAGATAATGCCACTGTCCGCCTCGGGACATGagtaagtctcaattttattgtataatttctaccccacccttcaaaccggaacgcattactgctttgcggcagaaataggcagggtgatggtacctactgtGCTGTCCCACAAAacgccctatcaccagtaaaaagactAGCGATATGCTTCCCTCAACTATCTTCGTCTTTCCAAATACTTTTCAGGCTCActtcattatttaatttcctatttttttattctatttactCTGGTCTGGATACTGGAGGTAAGTTATAAATTATTACATGGTCATCGAAGTCAAACAGTCGTTTTGAAGTCGTTGAAAATTACGTTCAAACTTTgtgttacatacaaacaaacatacaaatagTAACTTAAAgttttgttaaaaataccaattaTTGTTACTGTAGGAATTGTAACACTtttgtaggtgagttcactTCCCAATGAATGAAAATCAGTAGGCCGTTCGATCGTAAGCTATAAAAGCGATCGCTTTAATCCGATTTGCATATTGGCTTCGCCATTTCCGTTGAATGTTCACGGCTAATTGTTTACCTTGCGATACGAGTCGTTCTTTAGTGTGGCGTGAGGTGGCGTGGGTTCATCGTCTGAATATTGTTTGTAGGAGTGTAGGCAGATTATTGATGTCACAAAGTTGCTGATTTATTCGACAGTCCCCCTCATTTGAATGACTAAATaactatatttgtttttaaataacaccattttaattaacataaaatgttaaatgtttatagaagcataaaatatgtaaatctttAAATTTAACACTTCTTTATGAATACTCATTCTCCTgcctttctcccagtcacctggggtcgacgcaacattttttctccttccatactcctctatcatatatcatttcttcgttcactcccctcttacacatatcgtctttcacgcaatccatcaatttcttcttacctctttctctatatccttccacattcatagttgatattctcttaccaacatcattttcatttcgtctcatcacatgtctataccatccattttttatgaatactattaacattaaattcgtCATCTATGAAACAGAAGTAGAAAGCGACAACTTTCgagttagtattttttatcataattttaaCACTTAATAAATCTATCGTAATGTGCAACAATAATGTTACACTAATTGACTGAATATGTATTTCTACTATCTACATGTTATACTCTTCTACTCTACTATTCTAATATTCAGTCCTACCTATCTTCTATATACTAATCTAGTATCCATTTGCTTTTACTGTGATAATAAACCTTCATAAGTTTGCCTTTTTTGAAATTTCGCGCCAAAACATGTACTTTGTGTGAAATGTAACAAGTAGAAAATGGGGTATTGTTGTCGTAACGAGTTTTACTTTGTGTGAAGATTTATATAGTACCTAcgctatttaaattaaattgtaaccTATTTTTAAGTGTCACATTATAAAGCTAATTACTGCGGAAGAGTTAttgtaaaatcgattttaattggAGCAATGGAGCTGCATTGTGAATTATTGCTATATTTAGATAAAAGGCGCTATTTTGCTAAAATGAAGGATGATTGTGAAAATTTCTTAGAATCATTAACAGAAAAAACAGTGAGTAAGTTTCCTTCACTGCGATGTTTCCTAGAAATTGACGTCATGGATGTAATCGACGTGTTGCCGAGTCTTggagaattaataataaaagaacCATTGAAATTGCAAAAGATGTGCAATGACGTATTATTTGCGTGTCTGCGATCTATTGACGTGGATAACTACAAGCTTGTTGAATATTCACAAGTTGTCGTTGTTTTAAGGTTAAAATGTGTTCCTCGAATTCTATGCCTACCCAACCCAAAACGGTATAAAGGCTTAACGTATTTTGAAGGGACATTATTAGCTAAATCAGAATCTGTAAGCTATGTATATCACACAGTCTGGTCATGTCCGGAAGATTGTGAAGACAGCATAaacataatacattatataccaAAAACACCACCAAAATGTTGCATTTGTAGAAGTACAATGTACGAGAACAGCGGCCTCAGAAGATGCGGCGACCAAGTTACAGCAACTTTCAAATTGAAAGGAGactatttattaagaaaattctACATAGTCGATGATTTAATTCCCAAATTAAAAGTGGGTTTATATTACGCCTTGCATGCTATTGTAGGTAAATCCATTATAATATGGAGTTTGGAAAAGATTGAACAATGTAAAGCACCAATGACCCATCCCGTGCCCAGGGACTTGGATGTATTGTATAACGCATGCAATCGTTCCCCTTGGAAATTCATATATTGTCTCGCTTCCAGTCTAGCGATTAACGTGTGTCCTTTAAACTGCTTCATACAATTgaagataaatttattattgagtCTAGCAAGCATTAAAGCTAACGTACTGACTAATTCTAATATCCTACACGTACTAGCAACAGGATTTGATACTCGTTTTGTGGGAGAAATTATGAATGAAGCGGCTAAGCTTAcggataaaaatattttaataggaACTTCTAATACTGATGTTGCCACTGCTTTGATCGCGGGTACTGGAGGAATAGCCGCATTTCCACTACCACTTCACGCTTACaatcaaaaacaaatattttctgtTCTATCAGCCATTGAAAGTGGAGAAATAATGAATGAGACAAGTAAAACAAAACTGAAATGTGCTGTTTGGGCGCATGGAATGGATTTTAAAAAGATCGTAATGTTCAATGTTGCTAGTGTATTTGGCAATGTGTGTAGAGGTGACCACGGCgaattcaatgataatattgTAGAGTATTTATTACAAGGATCCATAGAACCTTCCGGAATAACAGAAGATGAACTACGTGCACTGAAAGATATTAGCACATATTTAAGCATTGTGGCTGGCATAGAAGTTGAATTAGATAAATTACCAGAAACACTTCTGAGAAGCTATTTTCTTGCAGCTCGTAAGGAAAGACCTCGTGCAGTTGCGATTAGCAGTATGAACTCGCTAATCACTGTTAGCCTTACATCGGCGAGGCTTTGCAGGCGCTCAGTTGTTACTATAGAAGACGCTATATTTGCTATATGGCTGCATGTATGTGGATTTCCAGAGCCTAGATTCGCCCCGGAGGAATATCTTGAAACTCCAATGAATATCCGAAAGTTGAACAAGATCATGGACGGCTTCAAACATTGGCTCGAACAGTTTACTGGGATGAGTAATTTGTAAGATTTCGTCACGTCACCCACCACTTTCAGTATATGCTTTGTGAATCTTTGcattataaagataataatagcTTCTTATCTTTTGCGTGTGCTTTTTTGCAATAAAAGGTTTAGACACCGATTTCAATGAATTATTCAGATCCTCTATTAGCAAATTCTGTAATTTAGGTACCttgatgggtgggcgagctcacagcccacctggtgttaagtagttactggagcccatagacgacgtaaatgcgccacccaccttgagacataacttCTAAAgcctcaagtaaagttacaacggctacgccacccttcaaaccgaaacacattactgcttcacggcagaaataggcagggtggtggtacctacccgcgcgaactcaaaagaggtcctaccaccagtaattacgcaaattataattttgcgggtttgatttttattacacgatgttattccttcaccgtggaagacaatcgtgaacatttgtcaagtacctAACCGATCTCTTTTTTAAttctgtgttttatttattatgacacAACGAGAATTCCGCAATCTCAATTGCAActgttttttctcctacctatttgctggtagctcaagaggctattccagctacgcccggacgggtaggtgagctcacaggctcaacctgagagaatctggtaacactagccttatcaagagcaatgcttcgtacCTAGAATCTATCATCGGACCGGAATCGGGATTtcctgaaaagatccggcgaggaaatgAGTGAGCTACAATTGAACTATGTCTCCGCTGTGCCCTATACCCTCAAAATCGGAACATGTAAATACTTCGGGGCAAAAATAAACAGATAACTTCTCGTGTGTCTTTATAAAACTCAAGTGcacgaagttattccttcattcTTAAAATTGTACACGACAGGAAATCTTATTAAGAGGAGAGCTGGCACCAATTTTTGGGTAGGTATTTGAGGCAAGCTGAAAACTTGTTCCATACCTCTCCTGATACACCCCAACTCGGAACTACAGACAAGGGCGggtccagctttggcgccaggagggggtcacatagtcgtgggaaagttaagaacttataatttaattttgataacaatagatgataaataaatcatgatgttcttcaattagtccaagttagttcaagtcctagaactagctcaggggggggggtcatgacccccatgacccccccctggatccgccgttgacTACAGACTTGGCTGGTCATTAGCGGGGCTAAATAaacccttaatttttttttaatgttttcttttttttttcaaaacataataatacgTTTGAGGCAACATGCAATTTATATATGCTgtagttttaagtttaaaaaattaataaaaattaaaccagaCAATTCAGTCGGGGTTTATATTGCCAGGCGCGTGCAAAAATATTTtgcaaaaatatgtaaataatgtatttgaggcaactttaaatttttataggacattatttatgacaaaaaaataatattcctaAAAAGACAGGTCATTTTGGTGGGGTTTTCTACCTGTCAGGTGATCTAAAAAGTTATTTATAGGTGCGAGTGAGTAGCGCTATGGGCAAGCCGTAGTGTGATTATTTTAAGGCCTCAAATACCTACAAATTGGTGCCAGCTCTCGGACTATATCTCCAAGCAACGAGTTTAAAAGCTAGTAAGTATCAAAATTAGTAACAATAAAAggcattttgtttttatttttagtaccaATTAATTTGACTAGACAAACATGAATAGATTTTTATGTCACAGGATTAAAAATATacactttaattacaaaaatttaaaataaaataaaaatgcaatctcaacgaataaaatacaaataataattataacaatgaTTAGataatttgatattatttaaataacctAGAAAAAGTGTATACAAATGTTAGTAAAAACCATGTAAAAACTTCCATCGATCACAGTATAAATTGATTCATAATTACAATCTAAGTAAGTATCTTAAAAAGCCACAACTGTTCCAGGAGGTACTCCTTTTTTGAAAGCGAATAAAAATTAAGGCACATCTGTAATTCGTAAAATTACTGAACTGggattaaaattcaatttaaattatataataaaatccatGAATCAATGAAAGAGTAAACCTCAAGTATTCTTATGATCGATAAATGCTAATTTAAGTTTAATCCGGGAAAAAACGTcagtaacgtaagattttttttagtaatgcacacagtgtacgccttaactttgtataataataacgtataaattagtaatgcacacagtgtacgacttaactttgtaataacatacaaaacataacatatttttttatcattcattgaccatgatctcagagcgttcgtttgggcaatacactaactcttatgaaaacaaacgtgaatgaagtgtaccacaataagttcgcacgttaccgaatgaccgtgcgttgttgcgaaacctccagttttattttcattatacctcaaatagaacttaaaattaatatttttataataaggaactttgttcctatccgttgtcccatgacaccacaaatatttttttaatatgaacacAAGGAGTGAAGTTAttagatttcttttattttattaagttattgtttcttcatttttaaatatgttgatATTACCTAGTAACATCTTTCAAACTGCAAAAGtgtgtgaaaataaaacaaaatcgcctAATGTAACTTCTCAGACTTGTCCAAAGGGTCCAatcaaattttagtaaattccTACTATTTTACTAGGACATAATTCACTATATATGGTTTCATTCCATAATCAATTTTGGATAAATAAACTTCATTTAATACATAAAGAAAGAATAGAATAAGAATACGGAAAACTAAcagccaaccttcaggattgaagaggcactggaagaagaagaagaagaagaaacttcatttcatttcatttcaattccattttcatttagcaaataatgaaataataaatggaGATTTGGCTAAAGGACTAAAATCCAGGCcataaaacatatacatatatacatatatattatagataaaaattgaTCATTTCTTAATTTTGTTAGAGGTACAATTTTTTGTGTATATAATTTGCCTAACATAATGTACACCTAACATAGAATGTGCTGTTTCAGCAATATTTTTTGGATAAAAGTATTCACATTCATATATACTATTCTTTACATTCATTAAGAAAACTAAAATCAAAAATTGTAGTTTTTAACAATTCTCTCTGTGAATTTACCTCAGCAGACAAATTTACTTGATTCAATCGTAATTTTAAACTATCTTCTATTAGAGATTTCAATTTATCATCATTTGGTATTGTAGTTTTTAATTTCTGGCAGTGTTTTGAAACTGGTCCACCAATTTTGAAGTCTTTTTTTTCAAAAGACACCACACTGTATGGAATATCTGCCAAGTTATCCCCATCACTAACTGCCAAGTTTATGGTGGACCATATACAATTATTCAGGTCATCAATGTAATCACTGAGGTCTTTGGTTAATTTTTCTGTGTTTTCTGCAGCCTTGGTCACAATGTCGGATATCTTGGAAAATTCAGTACCCAAATCCATCAGCTTCACAACAAAGGGCTGGTGATGAATTTCAAGCAATATTTTACTTCTCAATTTGAGACAGTTGTAGCAAATTTTCATAATGTCATCACAGTGTTTTTCTTTTCCGATAATTTCACTTTTCCTTGCCATAATGTATATTTTGAATGCATTGGCATAAACTGCTTGGTAATTATATTTGGCTACAAAGTTTTTTATATCATCTGACACAATTTCATTACAACGTCGTTTAGCAGATGTGAGTCTAACAGACAATTGATTCCAGGCTTGTTGGAGTTTACTGATTTTTAGGAAATGCTCATCTGTGTCTTGGAATGTTTTGTTGAAACCTCCAAGCATGTTTATGCCCTTTCCACTGTCTCTTAATTTGTTTACTTGCTCCTTACCAGTTTCAATCAGCCTTTTCATTATTTCTTCCTTTGCTAGAAGATTACTTATACTTTTATCAACTGCATTATGTTTTAGTAGCAATTGTTTGCCCTCATTTTTTAGTGATTCGCCTCTAACAAGTAACCCATTAATGAGTGATTCATAAATTTCAGATTGATTCTTTACAAAATACAAGCTATTCTTATATAAAGTTTGGCTATTTTTGTGATTGTACAAAGCTTTAGGATGCTCCAAGCATCTTTGTACTGATTTTGGCACTTCTGGTTCTATGTTCTTCTGAAGAATGTATGTTTTATTGAACAAGTATACCATTGTGTTACAGTGTTCTCTCCAATAGTTTGACACAATGTCCATTTCTCCAAGTTCTGTAAAAGTATTTGGACATATCAAGATTAAGTCTGCTATATCCATACTTGTATCTTGCCCAATCCATTTCTTCAAATCAGAAACCATTGTAGTATCATTGATTTGGTATGCTAGTCGTGACAGAGTAGgtacagaaaatatttttattatcttccgagataaaatattttccaGTAGGTCATAAATGATGATGTTACTGCTTACTTCTCTTTGCTCAGTAGGAATATTAAATCTGACTCTTGTATGAGAATCTCTGCCTCTCAGTTTAGGATCCCATTCCAGAGCTATTCTAAGCCAATCTTCCATTAATACTTTAAAAGGTGCTGACATATGATTTTCAGGAAATATATTGTTTGAATATTCAATATCTCCATGAAAAGTTTCATAAACACAAATATTTTCATGTGTTTTCTTTTCAACGTGAGGCATCCACTGTGCAGGAGACATGAATGGAAGGAAAGGCCTTTTCCcacaaattatttc
This genomic window contains:
- the LOC101747125 gene encoding inhibitor of nuclear factor kappa-B kinase subunit beta; this translates as MNDIVFVGDWIKDRVLGSGSFGTVVLWKHKKTEEKLAIKTCKWGDELTDKHRDRWTKEVEMLQSCRNPNIVGSKPLPSEFIKGLERGNPSGLPIMCMEYCSGGDLRQQLNKPESCSGLREIQVRQILSDIRNAMKFLHQKKITHRDLKPENIVMNIVENTEQNNISPQTEPRVIYKLIDLGYAKEIDFNSVCASFVGTLQYLAPELLYSKTYSNSVDFWSFGLLAFEIICGKRPFLPFMSPAQWMPHVEKKTHENICVYETFHGDIEYSNNIFPENHMSAPFKVLMEDWLRIALEWDPKLRGRDSHTRVRFNIPTEQREVSSNIIIYDLLENILSRKIIKIFSVPTLSRLAYQINDTTMVSDLKKWIGQDTSMDIADLILICPNTFTELGEMDIVSNYWREHCNTMVYLFNKTYILQKNIEPEVPKSVQRCLEHPKALYNHKNSQTLYKNSLYFVKNQSEIYESLINGLLVRGESLKNEGKQLLLKHNAVDKSISNLLAKEEIMKRLIETGKEQVNKLRDSGKGINMLGGFNKTFQDTDEHFLKISKLQQAWNQLSVRLTSAKRRCNEIVSDDIKNFVAKYNYQAVYANAFKIYIMARKSEIIGKEKHCDDIMKICYNCLKLRSKILLEIHHQPFVVKLMDLGTEFSKISDIVTKAAENTEKLTKDLSDYIDDLNNCIWSTINLAVSDGDNLADIPYSVVSFEKKDFKIGGPVSKHCQKLKTTIPNDDKLKSLIEDSLKLRLNQVNLSAEVNSQRELLKTTIFDFSFLNECKE
- the LOC101746990 gene encoding minichromosome maintenance domain-containing protein 2 codes for the protein MELHCELLLYLDKRRYFAKMKDDCENFLESLTEKTVSKFPSLRCFLEIDVMDVIDVLPSLGELIIKEPLKLQKMCNDVLFACLRSIDVDNYKLVEYSQVVVVLRLKCVPRILCLPNPKRYKGLTYFEGTLLAKSESVSYVYHTVWSCPEDCEDSINIIHYIPKTPPKCCICRSTMYENSGLRRCGDQVTATFKLKGDYLLRKFYIVDDLIPKLKVGLYYALHAIVGKSIIIWSLEKIEQCKAPMTHPVPRDLDVLYNACNRSPWKFIYCLASSLAINVCPLNCFIQLKINLLLSLASIKANVLTNSNILHVLATGFDTRFVGEIMNEAAKLTDKNILIGTSNTDVATALIAGTGGIAAFPLPLHAYNQKQIFSVLSAIESGEIMNETSKTKLKCAVWAHGMDFKKIVMFNVASVFGNVCRGDHGEFNDNIVEYLLQGSIEPSGITEDELRALKDISTYLSIVAGIEVELDKLPETLLRSYFLAARKERPRAVAISSMNSLITVSLTSARLCRRSVVTIEDAIFAIWLHVCGFPEPRFAPEEYLETPMNIRKLNKIMDGFKHWLEQFTGMSNL
- the LOC101746853 gene encoding helix-loop-helix protein delilah; this encodes MPEHDKYQLRPRAARSREPRARRTPQPLSKYRRKTANARERSRMREINRAFEALRRAVPASEITGTPVPCEKLTKITTLRLAMRYITALSAALRDDGPETESTRPDRWPSPLCSDLSEFSTELDQETPSEFAEDSLSPFDSFFAEFDCDYIERTFA